The following coding sequences lie in one Oncorhynchus kisutch isolate 150728-3 linkage group LG3, Okis_V2, whole genome shotgun sequence genomic window:
- the zgc:152968 gene encoding RNA exonuclease 1 homolog isoform X3, which translates to MFDNTLHGSPVTTAGVWKTHSTSINGVPQVNEAKDPCLLELERINKEIETVKNEVEKEQRRLSRYQTVQVDSERTGSKKVLIAKSETPGKDLNGNSVKSKHRQSTTVYSPARRKYVVDNSKPRTDLEYDPLSNFSASLRSSGCSEYKPGNEQKVRSGQGVKRTRENVCKEDQTKPPFQEFTASPASSNKLVDDSEEEEGVLIIDIPPLESDRKKCRAQKPCKINTNQSQEIKEEVHPVFVPTVAHAPLSIPLPVSTPGPEVVEVLSPPAVSEIVKDDNLNTYGLSSVSASRGNDGEPSAESVFDDLSKCLENLRSESERIVCYQEAEVTAESNCVPEPETHFESQSSLQTRHHNEPVKTDVNLLMAEPGLLERELAYNCVENSNHLQPNEVSYGHISSLPHNVLVPPSVYSPHKLPIETQRSQQPVAQSSAQSYWSPVQSVSSVPCLQKIPGQTPALDFSLPSPVPGANFVEQAATTVGFTQCQLLYGPTASGTNGVELQSAPLEQPTVEAMNEHIVIDSNSEELEYSELSDSDTMEECYRIFMEEANKGEEGSTDQACTPVGAVDVETPGLAVKPKPLPGPRKRVAHVSRYTEPPVGKSKAQVIVPFRGGAPQLSNPSKIQQLQQRASVLSAALKGGQAFISNSQRKMVMLPSPAHQASHQATHHPVQYLIHQPTHQTTMQNSCVNVIPVGTAIQVGNNLHFILPEGSYTLPITPANSPVTPVHTPVHTPVTPVPVQPQPTAYIPAKPIPTKRKAKMRPEVSAKVPHDVRQRYVNLFVEEFLKTSVTVQDAFEKALAEEKTVYDRSINKLKYLSVAVNALKRLKNQSSVSVKAGNETNVQLSKGNIPLNEKALWGNGDVALYDSLKEHILSEEILMENNYPLQHPEKSGSAILYREDYKKGITDPLKRICCRCGATYSVNQVGKHTRKEECNYHYGKGVEKKVPGGVETRYSCCEGVAGCPGCQVFKLHVHDAVSLDGFVSTLPRPGSDKGCPGVFSVDCEMCYTTQGLELARVTVVNSSLQVIYDTFVKPDNDVIDYNTRFSGINEADVKGTSSSIRDVQETLLSFVNAETILIGYGLESDLCALKLLHGTVVDTSVSFPHRLGLPHKMTLHNLTADYLRRIIQESVGGHDSAEDAAACMELMLWKVKEDGKTKRW; encoded by the exons ATGTTTGACAACACCCTGCATGGGTCACCGGTAACAACAGCAG GTGTTTGGAAAACTCATTCCACTTCCATTAATGGAGTCCCACAGGTCAATGAAGCCAAAGACCCTTGCCTTTTGGAGTTGGAGAGGATCAACAAAGAAATTGAGACTGTTAAGAATGAGGTTGAGAAGGAGCAAAGGAGATTATCTCGTTACCAAACTGTGCAGGTGGACAGTGAAAGAACAGGGTCCAAGAAAGTCTTGATTGCCAAATCTGAAACACCAGGCAAAGATCTGAATGGAAATAGTGTAAAGTCTAAACACAGGCAGTCAACTACAGTCTATTCTCCTGCCCGGAGGAAGTATGTGGTTGACAACTCCAAACCCAGGACTGATTTGGAATACGACCCCTTGTCCAACTTCTCAGCTTCTTTGCGATCTAGTGGTTGTTCTGAGTACAAACCAGGTAATGAGCAGAAAGTGAGAAGTGGGCAAGGTGTGAAGAGGACTAGAGAGAATGTTTGTAAGGAGGACCAAACTAAGCCACCCTTTCAAGAGTTCACTGCCTCACCAGCTAGTAGTAACAAGCTAGTTGATGActctgaagaagaagaaggggtCCTCATCATTGATATTCCACCTCTGGAGAGCGATAGAAAGAAGTGTCGGGCTCAGAAGCCCTGTAAGATCAACACAAACCAATCACAGGAAATCAAAGAGGAAGTCCACCCTGTTTTTGTTCCTACTGTGGCTCATGCTCCACTCAGTATTCCACTTCCTGTGTCCACTCCTGGTCCTGAAGTAGTCGAAGTCCTATCCCCACCTGCAGTGTCTGAGATTGTGAAAGATGATAACCTCAACACTTATGGCCTATCTAGTGTTTCCGCTAGTCGGGGAAATGATGGTGAACCCAGTGCTGAGAGTGTATTCGATGACTTGTCCAAATGCTTGGAAAACCTGAGGAGTGAAAGTGAGAGAATAGTTTGTTACCAAGAGGCTGAAGTCACTGCGGAAAGCAACTGTGTCCCAGAACCTGAGACTCATTTTGAGAGTCAATCATCCTTACAGACACGCCACCATAATGAGCCAGTTAAGACTGATGTCAACTTACTGATGGCAGAGCCTGGATTGCTTGAACGTGAGCTTGCCTACAACTGTGTTGAGAACAGTAACCATCTTCAACCCAATGAAGTCTCATATGGACATATATCTTCACTACCTCATAATGTTTtagtccctccctctgtctactccCCCCATAAACTCCCCATTGAGACCCAGAGAAGTCAGCAGCCAGTAGCACAGAGTTCTGCTCAGAGTTACTGGTCACCTGTACAGAGTGTATCATCAGTGCCATGTCTGCAGAAAATACCAGGCCAAACGCCAGCGCTTGATTTCTCCCTGCCTAGTCCAGTTCCGGGAGCAAACTTTGTAGAGCAAGCGGCCACTACTGTGGGTTTCACCCAATGCCAGCTGTTATATGGGCCAACTGCGTCAGGGACTAATGGAGTAGAATTACAATCTGCTCCTTTAGAGCAGCCTACTGTGGAAGCAATGAATGAACACATTGTTATTGATTCAAATTCTGAGGAGCTCGAGTATTCAGAGTTATCTGATAGTGACACAATGGAGGAATGCTATCGTATCTTCATGGAGGAAGCCAACAAGGGTGAAGAGGGATCGACAGACCAGGCTTGTACACCT GTAGGAGCTGTGGATGTGGAGACACCAGGGTTAGCAGTGAAACCCAAACCGTTGCCAGGACCCAGGAAGAGGGTGGCCCATGTGTCCAGATATACTGAG CCACCGGTGGGCAAAAGCAAAGCCCAGGTGATCGTTCCTTTCCGTGGAGGAGCCCCCCAGTTGTCCAACCCCTCTAAGATCCAGCAGCTGCAGCAGAGGGCCTCCGTTTTGTCCGCTGCTCTGAAAGGAGGCCAGGCGTTCATCTCCAACTCACAGAGAAAAATGGTGATGCTGCCTTCTCCTGCTCATCAGGCCAGTCATCAGGCCACCCACCATCCAGTTCAATACCTCATTCACCAGCCAACTCACCAAACTACTATGCAAAACT CATGTGTGAACGTCATACCTGTGGGAACAGCCATCCAGGTGGGCAACAACCTGCACTTCATCCTCCCAGAGGGAAGCTACACTCTGCCCATCACTCCAGCTAATTCTCCAGTCACCCCGGTCCATACCCCAGTCCATACTCCAGTTACACCTGTTCCTGTACAACCTCAGCCTACTGCCTATATCCCTGCTAAG CCCATTCCTACCAAACGTAAGGCCAAGATGCGTCCTGAGGTCAGCGCCAAAGTCCCACATGACGTACGGCAGCGCTATGTAAACCTGTTTGTAGAGGAATTCCTCAAAACGTCCGTCACTGTACAAGATGCTTTTGAAAAG GCTCTTGCTGAGGAGAAGACTGTGTATGATCGCAGCATCAACAAACTCAAGTATCTGAGTGTTGCAGTGAATGCACTGAAGAGGCTGAAGAACCAGAGCTCCGTCTCTGTCAAAG CTGGAAATGAAACTAATGTCCAGTTGTCCAAAGGAAATATTCCACTCAATGAAAAAGCACTTTGGGGAAATG GAGATGTTGCATTGTATGACAGTTTGAAGGAGCACATTCTGTCAGAGGAGATATTGATGGAGAATAACTATCCTCTTCAGCACCCAGAGAAATCTGGCAGTGCCATATTGTACCGTGAAGACTATAAAAAGGGAATCACTGATC CTTTGAAGAGGATTTGCTGTCGGTGTGGGGCCACTTACTCTGTGAACCAAGTGGGAAAGCACACTCGCAAGGAGGAGTGCAACTACCACTATGGGAAAGGAGTTGAGAAAAAGG TTCCAGGTGGAGTGGAAACACGCTACAGCTGCTGTGAAGGTGTGGCTGGGTGTCCTGGATGCCAAGTCTTCAAG CTGCATGTCCATGATGCAGTTAGCCTGGATGGCTTTGTCAGTACCCTTCCAAGGCCTGGCTCTGACAAGGGATGCCCGGGTGTGTTTTCAGTCGACTGTGAAATG TGCTATACCACTCAAGGTCTGGAGCTGGCCAGAGTGACTGTTGTCAACTCCAGTTTGCAGGTCATCTATGACACCTTTGTGAAACCTGATAATGATGTCATTGACTACAACACCAG gttttcaggCATCAATGAAGCTGATGTGAAAGGAACAAGCTCGTCCATCAGAGACGTTCAGGAGACTCTACTGAGCTTTGTCAATGCTGAGACTATACTGATTGGCTACGGCTTGGAATCTGACCTCTGTGCACTGAAG CTGCTCCATGGCACCGTGGTGGACACCTCTGTGTCGTTCCCCCACCGCCTGGGCCTGCCTCATAAGATGACCCTCCACAACCTGACAGCAGACTACCTCAGGAGGATCATCCAGGAGAGTG TGGGTGGTCATGACTCAGCAGAAGATGCTGCTGCCTGTATGGAGCTCATGCTGTGGAAGGTCAAAGAAGATGGCAAAACTAAACGATGGTGA
- the zgc:152968 gene encoding RNA exonuclease 1 homolog isoform X2 translates to MEESTDRRDHCKRPHCLYKHDKDDRGMFDNTLHGSPVTTAGVWKTHSTSINGVPQVNEAKDPCLLELERINKEIETVKNEVEKEQRRLSRYQTVQVDSERTGSKKVLIAKSETPGKDLNGNSVKSKHRQSTTVYSPARRKYVVDNSKPRTDLEYDPLSNFSASLRSSGCSEYKPGNEQKVRSGQGVKRTRENVCKEDQTKPPFQEFTASPASSNKLVDDSEEEEGVLIIDIPPLESDRKKCRAQKPCKINTNQSQEIKEEVHPVFVPTVAHAPLSIPLPVSTPGPEVVEVLSPPAVSEIVKDDNLNTYGLSSVSASRGNDGEPSAESVFDDLSKCLENLRSESERIVCYQEAEVTAESNCVPEPETHFESQSSLQTRHHNEPVKTDVNLLMAEPGLLERELAYNCVENSNHLQPNEVSYGHISSLPHNVLVPPSVYSPHKLPIETQRSQQPVAQSSAQSYWSPVQSVSSVPCLQKIPGQTPALDFSLPSPVPGANFVEQAATTVGFTQCQLLYGPTASGTNGVELQSAPLEQPTVEAMNEHIVIDSNSEELEYSELSDSDTMEECYRIFMEEANKGEEGSTDQACTPVGAVDVETPGLAVKPKPLPGPRKRVAHVSRYTEPPVGKSKAQVIVPFRGGAPQLSNPSKIQQLQQRASVLSAALKGGQAFISNSQRKMVMLPSPAHQASHQATHHPVQYLIHQPTHQTTMQNSCVNVIPVGTAIQVGNNLHFILPEGSYTLPITPANSPVTPVHTPVHTPVTPVPVQPQPTAYIPAKPIPTKRKAKMRPEVSAKVPHDVRQRYVNLFVEEFLKTSVTVQDAFEKALAEEKTVYDRSINKLKYLSVAVNALKRLKNQSSVSVKAGNETNVQLSKGNIPLNEKALWGNGDVALYDSLKEHILSEEILMENNYPLQHPEKSGSAILYREDYKKGITDPLKRICCRCGATYSVNQVGKHTRKEECNYHYGKGVEKKVPGGVETRYSCCEGVAGCPGCQVFKLHVHDAVSLDGFVSTLPRPGSDKGCPGVFSVDCEMCYTTQGLELARVTVVNSSLQVIYDTFVKPDNDVIDYNTRFSGINEADVKGTSSSIRDVQETLLSFVNAETILIGYGLESDLCALKLLHGTVVDTSVSFPHRLGLPHKMTLHNLTADYLRRIIQESVGGHDSAEDAAACMELMLWKVKEDGKTKRW, encoded by the exons ACGTGACCACTGTAAGCGGCCCCACTGTCTGTACAAGCATGACAAAGACGACCGAGGAATGTTTGACAACACCCTGCATGGGTCACCGGTAACAACAGCAG GTGTTTGGAAAACTCATTCCACTTCCATTAATGGAGTCCCACAGGTCAATGAAGCCAAAGACCCTTGCCTTTTGGAGTTGGAGAGGATCAACAAAGAAATTGAGACTGTTAAGAATGAGGTTGAGAAGGAGCAAAGGAGATTATCTCGTTACCAAACTGTGCAGGTGGACAGTGAAAGAACAGGGTCCAAGAAAGTCTTGATTGCCAAATCTGAAACACCAGGCAAAGATCTGAATGGAAATAGTGTAAAGTCTAAACACAGGCAGTCAACTACAGTCTATTCTCCTGCCCGGAGGAAGTATGTGGTTGACAACTCCAAACCCAGGACTGATTTGGAATACGACCCCTTGTCCAACTTCTCAGCTTCTTTGCGATCTAGTGGTTGTTCTGAGTACAAACCAGGTAATGAGCAGAAAGTGAGAAGTGGGCAAGGTGTGAAGAGGACTAGAGAGAATGTTTGTAAGGAGGACCAAACTAAGCCACCCTTTCAAGAGTTCACTGCCTCACCAGCTAGTAGTAACAAGCTAGTTGATGActctgaagaagaagaaggggtCCTCATCATTGATATTCCACCTCTGGAGAGCGATAGAAAGAAGTGTCGGGCTCAGAAGCCCTGTAAGATCAACACAAACCAATCACAGGAAATCAAAGAGGAAGTCCACCCTGTTTTTGTTCCTACTGTGGCTCATGCTCCACTCAGTATTCCACTTCCTGTGTCCACTCCTGGTCCTGAAGTAGTCGAAGTCCTATCCCCACCTGCAGTGTCTGAGATTGTGAAAGATGATAACCTCAACACTTATGGCCTATCTAGTGTTTCCGCTAGTCGGGGAAATGATGGTGAACCCAGTGCTGAGAGTGTATTCGATGACTTGTCCAAATGCTTGGAAAACCTGAGGAGTGAAAGTGAGAGAATAGTTTGTTACCAAGAGGCTGAAGTCACTGCGGAAAGCAACTGTGTCCCAGAACCTGAGACTCATTTTGAGAGTCAATCATCCTTACAGACACGCCACCATAATGAGCCAGTTAAGACTGATGTCAACTTACTGATGGCAGAGCCTGGATTGCTTGAACGTGAGCTTGCCTACAACTGTGTTGAGAACAGTAACCATCTTCAACCCAATGAAGTCTCATATGGACATATATCTTCACTACCTCATAATGTTTtagtccctccctctgtctactccCCCCATAAACTCCCCATTGAGACCCAGAGAAGTCAGCAGCCAGTAGCACAGAGTTCTGCTCAGAGTTACTGGTCACCTGTACAGAGTGTATCATCAGTGCCATGTCTGCAGAAAATACCAGGCCAAACGCCAGCGCTTGATTTCTCCCTGCCTAGTCCAGTTCCGGGAGCAAACTTTGTAGAGCAAGCGGCCACTACTGTGGGTTTCACCCAATGCCAGCTGTTATATGGGCCAACTGCGTCAGGGACTAATGGAGTAGAATTACAATCTGCTCCTTTAGAGCAGCCTACTGTGGAAGCAATGAATGAACACATTGTTATTGATTCAAATTCTGAGGAGCTCGAGTATTCAGAGTTATCTGATAGTGACACAATGGAGGAATGCTATCGTATCTTCATGGAGGAAGCCAACAAGGGTGAAGAGGGATCGACAGACCAGGCTTGTACACCT GTAGGAGCTGTGGATGTGGAGACACCAGGGTTAGCAGTGAAACCCAAACCGTTGCCAGGACCCAGGAAGAGGGTGGCCCATGTGTCCAGATATACTGAG CCACCGGTGGGCAAAAGCAAAGCCCAGGTGATCGTTCCTTTCCGTGGAGGAGCCCCCCAGTTGTCCAACCCCTCTAAGATCCAGCAGCTGCAGCAGAGGGCCTCCGTTTTGTCCGCTGCTCTGAAAGGAGGCCAGGCGTTCATCTCCAACTCACAGAGAAAAATGGTGATGCTGCCTTCTCCTGCTCATCAGGCCAGTCATCAGGCCACCCACCATCCAGTTCAATACCTCATTCACCAGCCAACTCACCAAACTACTATGCAAAACT CATGTGTGAACGTCATACCTGTGGGAACAGCCATCCAGGTGGGCAACAACCTGCACTTCATCCTCCCAGAGGGAAGCTACACTCTGCCCATCACTCCAGCTAATTCTCCAGTCACCCCGGTCCATACCCCAGTCCATACTCCAGTTACACCTGTTCCTGTACAACCTCAGCCTACTGCCTATATCCCTGCTAAG CCCATTCCTACCAAACGTAAGGCCAAGATGCGTCCTGAGGTCAGCGCCAAAGTCCCACATGACGTACGGCAGCGCTATGTAAACCTGTTTGTAGAGGAATTCCTCAAAACGTCCGTCACTGTACAAGATGCTTTTGAAAAG GCTCTTGCTGAGGAGAAGACTGTGTATGATCGCAGCATCAACAAACTCAAGTATCTGAGTGTTGCAGTGAATGCACTGAAGAGGCTGAAGAACCAGAGCTCCGTCTCTGTCAAAG CTGGAAATGAAACTAATGTCCAGTTGTCCAAAGGAAATATTCCACTCAATGAAAAAGCACTTTGGGGAAATG GAGATGTTGCATTGTATGACAGTTTGAAGGAGCACATTCTGTCAGAGGAGATATTGATGGAGAATAACTATCCTCTTCAGCACCCAGAGAAATCTGGCAGTGCCATATTGTACCGTGAAGACTATAAAAAGGGAATCACTGATC CTTTGAAGAGGATTTGCTGTCGGTGTGGGGCCACTTACTCTGTGAACCAAGTGGGAAAGCACACTCGCAAGGAGGAGTGCAACTACCACTATGGGAAAGGAGTTGAGAAAAAGG TTCCAGGTGGAGTGGAAACACGCTACAGCTGCTGTGAAGGTGTGGCTGGGTGTCCTGGATGCCAAGTCTTCAAG CTGCATGTCCATGATGCAGTTAGCCTGGATGGCTTTGTCAGTACCCTTCCAAGGCCTGGCTCTGACAAGGGATGCCCGGGTGTGTTTTCAGTCGACTGTGAAATG TGCTATACCACTCAAGGTCTGGAGCTGGCCAGAGTGACTGTTGTCAACTCCAGTTTGCAGGTCATCTATGACACCTTTGTGAAACCTGATAATGATGTCATTGACTACAACACCAG gttttcaggCATCAATGAAGCTGATGTGAAAGGAACAAGCTCGTCCATCAGAGACGTTCAGGAGACTCTACTGAGCTTTGTCAATGCTGAGACTATACTGATTGGCTACGGCTTGGAATCTGACCTCTGTGCACTGAAG CTGCTCCATGGCACCGTGGTGGACACCTCTGTGTCGTTCCCCCACCGCCTGGGCCTGCCTCATAAGATGACCCTCCACAACCTGACAGCAGACTACCTCAGGAGGATCATCCAGGAGAGTG TGGGTGGTCATGACTCAGCAGAAGATGCTGCTGCCTGTATGGAGCTCATGCTGTGGAAGGTCAAAGAAGATGGCAAAACTAAACGATGGTGA
- the zgc:152968 gene encoding RNA exonuclease 1 homolog isoform X1, giving the protein MDILPCGNTNKNTPSSNDSCVTLMQWNRVMTKEWYSNRKGRDHCKRPHCLYKHDKDDRGMFDNTLHGSPVTTAGVWKTHSTSINGVPQVNEAKDPCLLELERINKEIETVKNEVEKEQRRLSRYQTVQVDSERTGSKKVLIAKSETPGKDLNGNSVKSKHRQSTTVYSPARRKYVVDNSKPRTDLEYDPLSNFSASLRSSGCSEYKPGNEQKVRSGQGVKRTRENVCKEDQTKPPFQEFTASPASSNKLVDDSEEEEGVLIIDIPPLESDRKKCRAQKPCKINTNQSQEIKEEVHPVFVPTVAHAPLSIPLPVSTPGPEVVEVLSPPAVSEIVKDDNLNTYGLSSVSASRGNDGEPSAESVFDDLSKCLENLRSESERIVCYQEAEVTAESNCVPEPETHFESQSSLQTRHHNEPVKTDVNLLMAEPGLLERELAYNCVENSNHLQPNEVSYGHISSLPHNVLVPPSVYSPHKLPIETQRSQQPVAQSSAQSYWSPVQSVSSVPCLQKIPGQTPALDFSLPSPVPGANFVEQAATTVGFTQCQLLYGPTASGTNGVELQSAPLEQPTVEAMNEHIVIDSNSEELEYSELSDSDTMEECYRIFMEEANKGEEGSTDQACTPVGAVDVETPGLAVKPKPLPGPRKRVAHVSRYTEPPVGKSKAQVIVPFRGGAPQLSNPSKIQQLQQRASVLSAALKGGQAFISNSQRKMVMLPSPAHQASHQATHHPVQYLIHQPTHQTTMQNSCVNVIPVGTAIQVGNNLHFILPEGSYTLPITPANSPVTPVHTPVHTPVTPVPVQPQPTAYIPAKPIPTKRKAKMRPEVSAKVPHDVRQRYVNLFVEEFLKTSVTVQDAFEKALAEEKTVYDRSINKLKYLSVAVNALKRLKNQSSVSVKAGNETNVQLSKGNIPLNEKALWGNGDVALYDSLKEHILSEEILMENNYPLQHPEKSGSAILYREDYKKGITDPLKRICCRCGATYSVNQVGKHTRKEECNYHYGKGVEKKVPGGVETRYSCCEGVAGCPGCQVFKLHVHDAVSLDGFVSTLPRPGSDKGCPGVFSVDCEMCYTTQGLELARVTVVNSSLQVIYDTFVKPDNDVIDYNTRFSGINEADVKGTSSSIRDVQETLLSFVNAETILIGYGLESDLCALKLLHGTVVDTSVSFPHRLGLPHKMTLHNLTADYLRRIIQESVGGHDSAEDAAACMELMLWKVKEDGKTKRW; this is encoded by the exons ACGTGACCACTGTAAGCGGCCCCACTGTCTGTACAAGCATGACAAAGACGACCGAGGAATGTTTGACAACACCCTGCATGGGTCACCGGTAACAACAGCAG GTGTTTGGAAAACTCATTCCACTTCCATTAATGGAGTCCCACAGGTCAATGAAGCCAAAGACCCTTGCCTTTTGGAGTTGGAGAGGATCAACAAAGAAATTGAGACTGTTAAGAATGAGGTTGAGAAGGAGCAAAGGAGATTATCTCGTTACCAAACTGTGCAGGTGGACAGTGAAAGAACAGGGTCCAAGAAAGTCTTGATTGCCAAATCTGAAACACCAGGCAAAGATCTGAATGGAAATAGTGTAAAGTCTAAACACAGGCAGTCAACTACAGTCTATTCTCCTGCCCGGAGGAAGTATGTGGTTGACAACTCCAAACCCAGGACTGATTTGGAATACGACCCCTTGTCCAACTTCTCAGCTTCTTTGCGATCTAGTGGTTGTTCTGAGTACAAACCAGGTAATGAGCAGAAAGTGAGAAGTGGGCAAGGTGTGAAGAGGACTAGAGAGAATGTTTGTAAGGAGGACCAAACTAAGCCACCCTTTCAAGAGTTCACTGCCTCACCAGCTAGTAGTAACAAGCTAGTTGATGActctgaagaagaagaaggggtCCTCATCATTGATATTCCACCTCTGGAGAGCGATAGAAAGAAGTGTCGGGCTCAGAAGCCCTGTAAGATCAACACAAACCAATCACAGGAAATCAAAGAGGAAGTCCACCCTGTTTTTGTTCCTACTGTGGCTCATGCTCCACTCAGTATTCCACTTCCTGTGTCCACTCCTGGTCCTGAAGTAGTCGAAGTCCTATCCCCACCTGCAGTGTCTGAGATTGTGAAAGATGATAACCTCAACACTTATGGCCTATCTAGTGTTTCCGCTAGTCGGGGAAATGATGGTGAACCCAGTGCTGAGAGTGTATTCGATGACTTGTCCAAATGCTTGGAAAACCTGAGGAGTGAAAGTGAGAGAATAGTTTGTTACCAAGAGGCTGAAGTCACTGCGGAAAGCAACTGTGTCCCAGAACCTGAGACTCATTTTGAGAGTCAATCATCCTTACAGACACGCCACCATAATGAGCCAGTTAAGACTGATGTCAACTTACTGATGGCAGAGCCTGGATTGCTTGAACGTGAGCTTGCCTACAACTGTGTTGAGAACAGTAACCATCTTCAACCCAATGAAGTCTCATATGGACATATATCTTCACTACCTCATAATGTTTtagtccctccctctgtctactccCCCCATAAACTCCCCATTGAGACCCAGAGAAGTCAGCAGCCAGTAGCACAGAGTTCTGCTCAGAGTTACTGGTCACCTGTACAGAGTGTATCATCAGTGCCATGTCTGCAGAAAATACCAGGCCAAACGCCAGCGCTTGATTTCTCCCTGCCTAGTCCAGTTCCGGGAGCAAACTTTGTAGAGCAAGCGGCCACTACTGTGGGTTTCACCCAATGCCAGCTGTTATATGGGCCAACTGCGTCAGGGACTAATGGAGTAGAATTACAATCTGCTCCTTTAGAGCAGCCTACTGTGGAAGCAATGAATGAACACATTGTTATTGATTCAAATTCTGAGGAGCTCGAGTATTCAGAGTTATCTGATAGTGACACAATGGAGGAATGCTATCGTATCTTCATGGAGGAAGCCAACAAGGGTGAAGAGGGATCGACAGACCAGGCTTGTACACCT GTAGGAGCTGTGGATGTGGAGACACCAGGGTTAGCAGTGAAACCCAAACCGTTGCCAGGACCCAGGAAGAGGGTGGCCCATGTGTCCAGATATACTGAG CCACCGGTGGGCAAAAGCAAAGCCCAGGTGATCGTTCCTTTCCGTGGAGGAGCCCCCCAGTTGTCCAACCCCTCTAAGATCCAGCAGCTGCAGCAGAGGGCCTCCGTTTTGTCCGCTGCTCTGAAAGGAGGCCAGGCGTTCATCTCCAACTCACAGAGAAAAATGGTGATGCTGCCTTCTCCTGCTCATCAGGCCAGTCATCAGGCCACCCACCATCCAGTTCAATACCTCATTCACCAGCCAACTCACCAAACTACTATGCAAAACT CATGTGTGAACGTCATACCTGTGGGAACAGCCATCCAGGTGGGCAACAACCTGCACTTCATCCTCCCAGAGGGAAGCTACACTCTGCCCATCACTCCAGCTAATTCTCCAGTCACCCCGGTCCATACCCCAGTCCATACTCCAGTTACACCTGTTCCTGTACAACCTCAGCCTACTGCCTATATCCCTGCTAAG CCCATTCCTACCAAACGTAAGGCCAAGATGCGTCCTGAGGTCAGCGCCAAAGTCCCACATGACGTACGGCAGCGCTATGTAAACCTGTTTGTAGAGGAATTCCTCAAAACGTCCGTCACTGTACAAGATGCTTTTGAAAAG GCTCTTGCTGAGGAGAAGACTGTGTATGATCGCAGCATCAACAAACTCAAGTATCTGAGTGTTGCAGTGAATGCACTGAAGAGGCTGAAGAACCAGAGCTCCGTCTCTGTCAAAG CTGGAAATGAAACTAATGTCCAGTTGTCCAAAGGAAATATTCCACTCAATGAAAAAGCACTTTGGGGAAATG GAGATGTTGCATTGTATGACAGTTTGAAGGAGCACATTCTGTCAGAGGAGATATTGATGGAGAATAACTATCCTCTTCAGCACCCAGAGAAATCTGGCAGTGCCATATTGTACCGTGAAGACTATAAAAAGGGAATCACTGATC CTTTGAAGAGGATTTGCTGTCGGTGTGGGGCCACTTACTCTGTGAACCAAGTGGGAAAGCACACTCGCAAGGAGGAGTGCAACTACCACTATGGGAAAGGAGTTGAGAAAAAGG TTCCAGGTGGAGTGGAAACACGCTACAGCTGCTGTGAAGGTGTGGCTGGGTGTCCTGGATGCCAAGTCTTCAAG CTGCATGTCCATGATGCAGTTAGCCTGGATGGCTTTGTCAGTACCCTTCCAAGGCCTGGCTCTGACAAGGGATGCCCGGGTGTGTTTTCAGTCGACTGTGAAATG TGCTATACCACTCAAGGTCTGGAGCTGGCCAGAGTGACTGTTGTCAACTCCAGTTTGCAGGTCATCTATGACACCTTTGTGAAACCTGATAATGATGTCATTGACTACAACACCAG gttttcaggCATCAATGAAGCTGATGTGAAAGGAACAAGCTCGTCCATCAGAGACGTTCAGGAGACTCTACTGAGCTTTGTCAATGCTGAGACTATACTGATTGGCTACGGCTTGGAATCTGACCTCTGTGCACTGAAG CTGCTCCATGGCACCGTGGTGGACACCTCTGTGTCGTTCCCCCACCGCCTGGGCCTGCCTCATAAGATGACCCTCCACAACCTGACAGCAGACTACCTCAGGAGGATCATCCAGGAGAGTG TGGGTGGTCATGACTCAGCAGAAGATGCTGCTGCCTGTATGGAGCTCATGCTGTGGAAGGTCAAAGAAGATGGCAAAACTAAACGATGGTGA